A stretch of the Paenibacillus dendritiformis genome encodes the following:
- a CDS encoding copper ion binding protein yields the protein MTEVTWKVEGMTCGHCKQAVEKAVREAGGEAQVDLGSKQVKITYDAAKVQPETIREAIEDQGYDVVS from the coding sequence ATGACTGAAGTAACTTGGAAAGTGGAAGGCATGACCTGCGGACACTGCAAGCAGGCGGTGGAGAAGGCGGTTCGGGAGGCCGGCGGCGAGGCGCAGGTCGATCTCGGCTCCAAGCAGGTGAAGATTACGTACGATGCGGCCAAGGTTCAGCCGGAGACCATCCGGGAAGCGATCGAGGATCAAGGCTACGATGTCGTCTCCTGA
- the metE gene encoding 5-methyltetrahydropteroyltriglutamate--homocysteine S-methyltransferase, with amino-acid sequence MAKGQVKTSVSGYPRIGYDREWKKALEQYWAGKLTRAELEAEMERVELLRLAKLKEEDIDYIPVNDFSWYDHVLDMTVMFGLIPERFGYKGGPVTADLMFALARGTEKAVACEMTKWFNTNYHYIVPEWEGKRPVLTENRPLASYRRAKEKLGIEGKPVLVGPYTYVRSIKGIPQGELRQVLDQFAEVYGRILHELEAEGVSCVQLDEPAFVKPMTADDWQAAQAVYERLRQAAPGLTLWVQTYFDSVSGLDSFLQLPVDVCGLDFVHGKERNEAALRQTGVPAGKRIAFGLIDGRNIWRTDLLAAATWLESIEPIVPRAHWIVQPSCSLLHVPLTAERERDLPGYIRGALAFADEKLAETARLAAHLSEPTADSAAQLAASAADVLAWREEPARKRPHAVEAVERLIRDAEADGGRRAPYEQRREAQRLRWPELPPLPTTTIGSLPQTAEIRKARLRFRKGESSAEAYETFLRQEIERWLRIQEEIGLDVLVHGEFERTDMVEYFGEKLDGFVFTKFGWVQSYGSRCVKPPILYGDVAFREAMTVTETAYAQSLTKRPVKGMLTGPVTILNWSFVRDDVPREQCAYQLAYALRQEIRELERAGIGMIQVDEPAVKEGMPLKPEDAGRYREWAVLAFLLATNGAGPDTQIHTHMCYCDFSDMVETIRRMDADVISLETARSGGDMVDTLRKERYELGIGLGVYDIHSPRVPPVEEIKRFIETALTVLPAESFWINPDCGLKTRNEPETVAALKNMVEATVAVRQAHSASAKR; translated from the coding sequence ATGGCGAAAGGGCAAGTGAAGACGAGTGTGTCCGGATATCCGCGCATCGGATACGACCGGGAATGGAAGAAAGCGTTGGAGCAGTATTGGGCAGGCAAGCTGACGCGGGCCGAGCTGGAGGCCGAAATGGAACGGGTCGAATTGCTGCGTCTCGCGAAGTTGAAGGAGGAAGACATCGACTATATTCCCGTCAATGATTTCTCCTGGTATGATCATGTTCTCGATATGACCGTCATGTTCGGACTGATCCCGGAGCGGTTCGGCTATAAGGGCGGCCCGGTGACGGCGGACCTGATGTTCGCGCTTGCTCGCGGCACGGAGAAGGCCGTCGCCTGCGAGATGACCAAATGGTTCAACACGAACTACCACTATATCGTCCCGGAGTGGGAAGGGAAGCGGCCGGTGTTGACCGAGAACCGTCCCCTCGCCTCGTACCGGAGAGCGAAGGAGAAGCTGGGCATCGAAGGGAAGCCGGTCCTGGTCGGACCGTACACCTATGTCCGCTCCATCAAGGGCATCCCGCAGGGCGAGCTCCGGCAGGTGCTTGATCAGTTCGCCGAGGTATACGGCCGGATTCTGCATGAGCTGGAGGCGGAAGGGGTCTCCTGCGTGCAGCTTGATGAGCCGGCCTTCGTGAAGCCGATGACGGCGGACGATTGGCAGGCGGCCCAGGCCGTGTACGAGCGGCTCCGTCAAGCGGCGCCGGGCTTGACCCTCTGGGTGCAGACATACTTCGATTCGGTCTCGGGGCTCGATTCGTTCCTGCAGCTCCCGGTCGATGTCTGCGGCCTCGACTTCGTCCACGGGAAGGAACGGAACGAAGCGGCGCTTCGCCAGACCGGGGTTCCGGCCGGGAAGCGCATCGCCTTCGGCCTCATCGACGGGCGCAATATTTGGCGGACCGACCTGCTTGCCGCGGCAACCTGGCTGGAGTCGATCGAGCCGATCGTGCCGCGCGCGCACTGGATCGTGCAGCCGTCCTGCAGTCTGCTGCATGTGCCGTTGACGGCAGAGCGGGAGCGGGATCTGCCGGGCTATATTCGCGGCGCGCTCGCGTTCGCGGACGAGAAGCTGGCCGAGACGGCGCGTCTGGCCGCCCATCTGTCCGAGCCGACGGCGGACAGCGCCGCGCAGCTGGCAGCGAGCGCGGCCGACGTGCTCGCCTGGCGCGAGGAGCCGGCGCGGAAGCGACCGCATGCCGTCGAGGCGGTCGAGCGCCTCATCCGCGATGCGGAAGCCGATGGCGGCCGCCGCGCGCCGTATGAGCAGCGGCGCGAAGCGCAGCGCCTCCGTTGGCCGGAGCTGCCGCCGCTCCCGACGACGACCATCGGCAGTCTTCCGCAGACGGCGGAGATTCGCAAGGCCCGGCTCCGCTTCCGCAAGGGAGAATCGAGCGCCGAGGCGTATGAGACGTTCCTGCGCCAAGAAATCGAGCGTTGGCTGCGAATTCAGGAAGAGATCGGCCTCGATGTGCTCGTGCACGGGGAATTTGAGCGGACGGATATGGTCGAATATTTCGGAGAGAAGCTGGACGGCTTCGTCTTCACGAAGTTCGGGTGGGTGCAATCATACGGCTCGCGCTGCGTCAAGCCGCCGATTCTGTACGGCGATGTCGCCTTCCGCGAGGCGATGACCGTGACGGAGACGGCATACGCCCAATCATTGACGAAGCGTCCCGTGAAGGGAATGCTGACCGGCCCGGTCACGATTCTCAACTGGTCCTTCGTGCGCGACGACGTACCGCGCGAGCAGTGCGCTTATCAATTGGCCTATGCGCTGCGCCAGGAGATTCGTGAGCTGGAGCGGGCGGGAATCGGCATGATCCAGGTCGATGAGCCGGCCGTGAAGGAAGGGATGCCCCTGAAGCCCGAGGATGCGGGGCGCTACCGGGAATGGGCGGTCCTCGCCTTCCTGCTGGCGACGAACGGAGCCGGTCCGGATACGCAGATTCATACGCATATGTGCTACTGCGACTTCTCCGATATGGTGGAGACGATTCGCCGCATGGATGCGGATGTCATCTCGCTGGAGACGGCTCGCAGCGGCGGCGACATGGTCGACACGCTGCGGAAGGAGCGCTATGAGCTCGGCATTGGCCTGGGCGTCTATGATATTCACAGCCCGCGCGTTCCACCGGTCGAGGAGATCAAGCGGTTCATTGAGACCGCGCTGACGGTGCTGCCGGCCGAATCGTTCTGGATTAACCCGGATTGCGGACTCAAGACGCGCAATGAGCCGGAGACCGTTGCCGCGCTGAAGAATATGGTGGAAGCGACGGTAGCGGTGCGGCAGGCCCATTCCGCGTCGGCGAAGCGGTAA
- a CDS encoding DnaJ family domain-containing protein, translating into MSILSWIAERKIEEAMEEGFFDDLQGKGKPLKLRDLSHVPEHLRAGYLLLDNAGLLPERQKLRQDIVRLESLLAACTDEEARDGIRRRLSERQVRLAKMSEDRGWAANEAYYRYEGRIRDKLSGSGRKKR; encoded by the coding sequence ATGAGCATATTGAGTTGGATTGCCGAACGCAAAATCGAAGAGGCGATGGAAGAGGGGTTCTTCGACGATCTGCAAGGCAAGGGCAAGCCGTTGAAGCTGCGGGATCTGTCGCATGTGCCGGAGCATCTTCGCGCGGGTTATTTGCTGCTGGATAACGCGGGACTGCTGCCCGAGCGGCAAAAACTGCGCCAGGACATTGTCCGGCTGGAGTCATTGCTGGCGGCCTGCACGGATGAGGAGGCCCGCGACGGCATCCGCCGGCGTCTGAGCGAGCGCCAGGTGCGGCTGGCCAAGATGTCGGAGGATCGCGGTTGGGCGGCGAATGAAGCATATTACCGATACGAGGGCCGCATCCGCGACAAGCTGTCCGGATCCGGCCGGAAGAAGCGTTAG
- the glsA gene encoding glutaminase A: protein MIAAHWNELEQMLPEWLEESRRMADAGKVATYIPGLAEARPDALGISLCGLRGERLRAGETEEPFTMQSVSKVFSLLLALLDSGEAGVFAKVGKEPTGDDFNSILKLELVDPGKPFNPFINAGAIAIASLIEGRTPEEKSERLLEFIRMLADDPGITWNRRIYESERETAYRNRSLAYYLKDNGILDGDVEATLDVYFRQCAIEVRTCQLARMALVLANRGCDPDTGHCYIPRRYVQIATSFMTTCGMYNASGEFALEAGIPAKSGVSGGIMALIPGQLGIGVYGPALNEKGNSVAGVHILSLLSERFEWSIF, encoded by the coding sequence GTGATAGCAGCACATTGGAATGAATTGGAACAGATGCTGCCGGAGTGGCTGGAGGAGAGCCGGCGGATGGCGGATGCCGGCAAGGTGGCGACCTATATTCCGGGTCTCGCCGAAGCAAGACCGGATGCGCTTGGCATTTCGCTGTGCGGATTACGGGGAGAACGGTTGAGGGCCGGCGAGACGGAGGAGCCGTTCACGATGCAGAGCGTCTCGAAGGTGTTTTCGCTGCTGCTCGCGCTCCTGGACAGCGGCGAGGCCGGGGTCTTCGCCAAGGTGGGCAAAGAGCCGACCGGGGATGATTTTAATTCGATTTTGAAGCTGGAGCTGGTCGATCCCGGGAAGCCTTTCAACCCGTTCATCAATGCGGGCGCGATCGCGATCGCCTCGCTGATCGAAGGCCGGACTCCCGAGGAGAAGTCGGAGCGGCTGCTGGAATTTATCCGGATGCTGGCCGATGATCCCGGCATCACCTGGAACCGGCGAATCTACGAGAGCGAACGGGAGACCGCTTACCGGAACCGTTCGCTGGCTTACTATTTGAAGGATAACGGCATTTTGGACGGGGACGTGGAAGCGACGCTCGACGTCTATTTCCGGCAATGCGCCATCGAGGTTCGGACATGCCAGCTGGCGCGGATGGCGCTCGTGCTGGCCAACCGGGGGTGCGACCCGGATACGGGGCATTGCTATATTCCGAGAAGATACGTTCAGATTGCGACCTCGTTCATGACGACATGCGGGATGTACAACGCGTCGGGCGAATTTGCGCTTGAAGCCGGGATTCCGGCGAAAAGCGGCGTGTCCGGGGGCATCATGGCCCTCATTCCCGGCCAGTTGGGCATTGGCGTCTATGGCCCGGCGCTCAATGAGAAGGGGAATAGCGTAGCCGGCGTGCACATCCTGTCTCTGCTGTCCGAACGATTCGAATGGAGCATCTTCTGA
- a CDS encoding DUF3939 domain-containing protein: MRWFKRRKPSAPRHEAVHVTLDEVKRAVLQYEQDMQEQIPRTTLLRPDQSIDLSRLKRYLGGISDQRFYMSRMTYEIFEEQDKHIPLSLDTVQAAVDDYLENHDDLPVIPGTRNRQVHYDKLIERHYLKEKPPIPLYLTTEQFMLTHEPDWPGRLQ, translated from the coding sequence ATGCGGTGGTTCAAGCGGCGCAAGCCTTCTGCCCCCCGGCACGAAGCGGTTCATGTCACGTTGGACGAGGTGAAGCGGGCGGTGCTCCAGTATGAGCAGGATATGCAGGAGCAGATACCCCGAACCACGCTGCTCCGTCCCGACCAAAGCATTGATTTGTCCCGATTGAAGCGTTACCTCGGCGGAATTTCGGATCAGCGCTTTTATATGTCCCGTATGACCTATGAGATTTTTGAGGAACAAGACAAGCATATTCCGCTGTCTCTTGACACCGTGCAGGCGGCAGTTGACGATTATTTGGAGAATCACGACGATTTGCCGGTCATTCCGGGCACCCGGAACCGCCAAGTCCACTATGACAAGCTGATCGAACGGCATTATTTAAAAGAGAAGCCGCCGATTCCGCTCTACTTGACGACAGAGCAGTTCATGCTGACCCATGAGCCGGACTGGCCGGGGCGGCTGCAATAA
- a CDS encoding nitroreductase family protein, which produces MNQQHPAATAAETMRARHSVRKYVPGVRIPEAAMNEILRLAGTAPSSWNLQHWRFLVIEEEENKRALLPIANNQQQIVDCSAVVAILGDTQANLVAADIYGAQLAAGSITQQVHDTLVGNINRAYSSSPQVGVEEAIRNASLAAMQLMLAATAAGYASCPIGGFRRDELIKTFRIPERYVPVMLVTIGQAAAPAHPTGRFPLEQTVIRERFPEQP; this is translated from the coding sequence ATGAACCAACAGCACCCTGCGGCCACGGCCGCCGAGACGATGCGCGCCCGGCATTCGGTGCGCAAATATGTTCCGGGCGTGCGCATCCCGGAAGCAGCCATGAATGAAATCCTGCGCTTGGCCGGAACGGCCCCGTCCTCATGGAATTTGCAGCATTGGCGCTTTCTCGTGATCGAGGAAGAGGAGAACAAGCGGGCCCTGCTGCCGATCGCGAACAATCAGCAGCAGATTGTCGACTGCTCCGCCGTCGTTGCCATTCTGGGCGACACGCAGGCGAACTTGGTCGCTGCCGATATCTACGGCGCCCAACTGGCGGCCGGCTCGATTACGCAGCAAGTGCATGACACGCTGGTCGGCAATATTAACCGGGCCTATTCGTCATCGCCTCAAGTGGGCGTGGAGGAAGCGATCCGCAATGCCTCCCTCGCCGCCATGCAGCTTATGCTCGCGGCAACCGCCGCAGGCTACGCCTCATGCCCGATCGGCGGCTTCCGCCGCGACGAGCTGATCAAGACGTTCCGCATTCCGGAGCGCTATGTCCCGGTTATGCTCGTCACGATCGGACAAGCGGCTGCCCCTGCCCATCCGACCGGGCGCTTCCCGCTGGAGCAGACCGTCATTCGGGAACGGTTCCCGGAACAGCCTTAA
- a CDS encoding heavy metal translocating P-type ATPase produces MASKQQTVKIEGMTCAACATRIEKGLSRMDGVVKANVNLAAEQATVEYDDGQLSLQQVTDKIEKLGYKVPAETIDVDIEGMTCAACATRIEKGLKRLPGVDSANVNLAAESARITFTGSRPEDILRKIEQLGYKGKVKTGEAGAEAAPNRTAVRLRNSFIVSAILSVPLLWSMVGHFSFTSWIWVPEWFMNPWVQMILAAPVQFIIGARFYSGAYKALRNGSANMDVLVALGTSAAYFYSVYLVWEWVRGGSHHPDMYFETSAVLITLILLGKWFEAAAKGRSSQAIRALIGLRAKMATVIRDGIEQEVPVDDVQAGDRVIVRPGSKIPVDGIVIDGTSTVDESMLTGESVPVEKQPGDRVYGATVNAQGAFTMEATQVGAETALAQIIRIVEEAQGSKAPIQRIADKISGVFVPIVVGIAVIVFGLWYFAIAPGNFGEALEKLIAVLVIACPCALGLATPTSIMAGTGRAAEYGILFRGGEQLEGAYRVQTVALDKTGTVTEGEPSLTDFIANDPERERELAIWVAAAERRSEHPLAQAIVKGLDARSLPAVTPESFQAEPGFGIMAQVDGHEIVIGTRNLLRKQGIDAEEAESELQRLEIEGKTAMLIAVDGRWEGIAAVADQVKASSKAAISRLHGMGIRVVMMTGDNERTAQAIAAQVGLDDVFAEVLPEQKAQHVRELQRNGAVVAMVGDGINDAPALAAADIGFAIGTGTDVAMETAGVTLMRGDLNGIADAMEMSRRTMRNIKQNLFWALVYNSLGIPVAAAGLLAPWLAGAAMAFSSVSVVLNALRLQRVKL; encoded by the coding sequence ATGGCATCCAAGCAGCAGACCGTAAAAATCGAAGGAATGACCTGCGCCGCATGCGCGACCCGAATCGAGAAGGGGCTGAGCCGAATGGACGGCGTCGTGAAGGCGAACGTGAATTTGGCGGCAGAGCAAGCGACGGTGGAATATGACGATGGCCAGCTCTCGCTTCAGCAGGTAACGGATAAGATCGAGAAGCTGGGCTACAAGGTTCCGGCGGAGACGATTGATGTAGACATCGAGGGGATGACCTGCGCGGCGTGCGCGACCCGGATCGAGAAAGGGTTGAAGCGTCTGCCGGGGGTCGATTCCGCCAATGTCAATCTGGCCGCCGAATCGGCCCGCATCACCTTCACCGGCTCGCGTCCGGAAGATATATTGCGCAAGATCGAGCAGCTCGGCTATAAGGGCAAGGTGAAGACGGGCGAAGCGGGGGCGGAGGCGGCGCCGAACCGGACTGCGGTGCGGCTGCGCAATTCTTTCATCGTCTCCGCTATCCTGTCGGTGCCGCTGCTCTGGTCGATGGTAGGGCATTTCTCCTTCACCTCGTGGATCTGGGTGCCGGAATGGTTCATGAACCCCTGGGTGCAGATGATCTTGGCCGCGCCCGTCCAGTTCATTATCGGCGCACGCTTCTACAGCGGAGCCTACAAGGCGCTGCGCAACGGCAGCGCGAATATGGACGTGCTCGTGGCGCTCGGGACGTCGGCGGCCTATTTCTACAGCGTCTATCTCGTATGGGAATGGGTACGGGGGGGATCTCATCATCCGGACATGTACTTCGAGACGAGCGCGGTGCTGATTACGCTTATCCTGCTCGGAAAATGGTTCGAAGCGGCGGCCAAGGGCCGCTCTTCGCAGGCGATACGCGCCTTGATCGGCCTGCGGGCGAAGATGGCCACCGTCATCCGCGACGGCATCGAGCAAGAGGTGCCGGTGGATGACGTGCAGGCCGGCGACCGTGTCATCGTGCGCCCCGGTTCGAAAATACCGGTCGACGGCATCGTGATCGACGGTACGTCGACCGTCGATGAATCGATGCTGACCGGCGAGAGCGTGCCGGTCGAGAAGCAGCCTGGCGACCGGGTGTACGGCGCGACGGTGAACGCACAGGGCGCCTTCACGATGGAAGCGACGCAGGTCGGCGCCGAGACCGCGCTGGCGCAAATTATCCGCATCGTCGAGGAAGCGCAAGGCTCGAAGGCGCCGATACAGCGCATTGCCGACAAAATATCCGGCGTCTTCGTTCCCATCGTCGTCGGCATCGCCGTCATCGTCTTCGGGCTGTGGTACTTCGCCATTGCGCCGGGCAACTTCGGGGAGGCGCTGGAGAAGCTGATTGCCGTGCTCGTGATCGCCTGTCCTTGCGCATTGGGGCTCGCTACGCCGACCTCGATCATGGCGGGAACGGGGCGTGCCGCGGAATACGGCATCCTCTTCCGCGGGGGCGAGCAGCTGGAAGGAGCGTACCGCGTCCAGACCGTCGCGCTTGACAAGACGGGCACCGTAACCGAGGGCGAGCCTTCCCTGACCGATTTCATCGCGAATGATCCGGAACGCGAGCGAGAGCTGGCGATCTGGGTCGCGGCCGCCGAACGGCGGTCCGAGCACCCGCTCGCTCAGGCGATCGTGAAGGGCCTTGACGCCCGAAGCCTGCCGGCCGTCACGCCGGAATCGTTCCAGGCGGAGCCAGGCTTCGGCATTATGGCCCAGGTTGACGGGCATGAGATCGTCATCGGCACGCGAAACCTGCTGCGCAAGCAGGGCATTGACGCGGAGGAGGCGGAATCGGAGCTGCAGCGGCTGGAGATCGAGGGCAAGACGGCGATGCTCATCGCGGTTGACGGGCGCTGGGAAGGGATCGCGGCCGTAGCGGATCAAGTGAAGGCATCGTCGAAGGCCGCGATCAGCCGCCTGCACGGCATGGGCATCCGCGTCGTCATGATGACGGGAGACAATGAGCGAACGGCGCAGGCCATCGCCGCCCAGGTCGGGCTGGACGACGTGTTCGCCGAGGTCCTGCCCGAACAGAAGGCGCAGCATGTCCGCGAGCTGCAGCGGAACGGGGCCGTCGTCGCCATGGTGGGCGACGGGATCAACGACGCGCCGGCGCTCGCCGCGGCGGATATCGGGTTCGCGATCGGCACGGGCACCGATGTGGCCATGGAGACGGCCGGCGTGACGCTGATGCGCGGAGACTTGAACGGCATCGCGGACGCGATGGAGATGAGCCGGCGGACAATGCGGAACATCAAGCAGAATCTGTTCTGGGCGCTCGTCTACAACAGTCTCGGCATCCCGGTGGCGGCGGCCGGCCTGCTGGCGCCTTGGCTAGCGGGAGCGGCGATGGCCTTCAGCTCCGTATCGGTCGTCCTCAATGCGCTCCGGCTGCAGCGCGTCAAGCTGTAA
- a CDS encoding HesB/YadR/YfhF family protein, whose product MHLRVTAEAIQRFQSEWGYSAGDTVRIFVRYSGFSASGPYSFGIMKDQPRHPAVSETVEGITFFMEENDLWFLDNRELVLDANGEDIVIVHDGMTI is encoded by the coding sequence ATGCACTTACGGGTGACAGCGGAAGCGATTCAACGCTTTCAATCAGAGTGGGGCTATTCAGCAGGGGATACCGTGCGCATCTTCGTGCGATACAGCGGATTCAGCGCATCCGGTCCCTATTCCTTCGGGATTATGAAGGATCAGCCGCGGCATCCGGCGGTGTCGGAGACCGTTGAGGGAATTACGTTCTTCATGGAGGAGAACGATCTGTGGTTCCTGGACAACCGCGAGCTGGTGCTGGATGCGAACGGCGAGGACATCGTCATCGTCCATGACGGAATGACGATCTGA
- a CDS encoding SDR family oxidoreductase codes for MDQQQPQQEHAPMEGVAIVTGAGSGIGRAAALRLAEAGMTVALLDRKDDRAYEAERQMNARYPGRAIAYDVDLKEASRVENAIEEAASHGPIRAVFANAGINGMLSSIEDMEVEDWEDTIRTNLTGTFVTVKYALPYLKQHGGSIVITSSINGSRKFSGFGMSAYSTSKAGQAAFAKMAALELARYRIRVNVICPGAIETHISENTDRRPSVDRISIPVEYPQGSQPLAHGPGKPEQVADLVAFLVSDASSHITGAQIVIDGAESLL; via the coding sequence ATGGACCAGCAGCAGCCCCAGCAAGAGCACGCGCCGATGGAAGGCGTCGCGATCGTAACCGGAGCCGGGTCAGGCATCGGACGCGCCGCCGCCCTCCGCTTGGCGGAAGCGGGCATGACCGTCGCCCTGCTCGATCGGAAGGATGATCGTGCCTATGAGGCGGAGCGGCAGATGAACGCCCGGTATCCCGGGCGGGCCATTGCGTACGATGTCGACCTGAAGGAGGCTTCCCGCGTCGAGAACGCGATCGAGGAAGCCGCATCGCACGGGCCGATCCGGGCCGTCTTCGCGAATGCGGGCATCAACGGGATGCTGTCCTCGATCGAGGACATGGAGGTGGAGGATTGGGAGGATACGATCCGAACCAATCTGACCGGGACCTTCGTTACCGTAAAATACGCTCTCCCCTATTTGAAGCAGCATGGCGGCAGCATCGTCATAACGAGCTCGATTAACGGCAGCCGCAAGTTTTCCGGGTTCGGGATGAGCGCCTACAGCACATCCAAAGCGGGCCAGGCCGCCTTCGCCAAGATGGCGGCGCTTGAGCTGGCCCGCTATCGGATTCGCGTGAATGTCATCTGCCCCGGGGCCATCGAGACCCATATCAGCGAGAATACGGACCGCAGACCGTCCGTAGACCGCATCTCGATTCCGGTCGAATACCCCCAGGGCAGCCAGCCTCTTGCGCATGGGCCCGGCAAGCCCGAGCAGGTCGCCGATCTGGTGGCGTTCCTCGTATCCGACGCCTCCAGCCATATTACGGGCGCCCAGATCGTCATTGACGGAGCGGAATCGCTCCTGTAG
- a CDS encoding NAD-dependent epimerase/dehydratase family protein: protein MHSEEQLEQMLSTPSRRLIEDVRRLDGDIMLLGAGGKMGPTLAKLAVEAMRAAGVDKKVYAVSRFSEPGLMDKLAAGGVEAISCDLLDDEALQALPDVPNVIFMAGTKFGTTGKEHLTWAMNTYLPGRVARKFRSSRIVVFSTGNVYPLTPVKQGGACESQSPAPVGEYGQSCLGRERMFEHFSRAYGTPICIYRLNYAIDLRYGVLLEIAKSVASGQPVDLTMGHFNCIWQGDANEIAIRALLACGTPPAVYNVTGPETVSVRYAAEELGRRLGKQPIYTSEESSEALLSNASAAMQRFGYPSVALQTLFDWTAAWVKRDGKTINKPTHFQEREGKF from the coding sequence ATTCATTCGGAAGAACAATTGGAACAAATGCTGTCTACTCCATCCCGGCGGCTGATCGAGGATGTGCGCCGTCTGGACGGCGATATTATGCTGCTTGGAGCGGGAGGCAAAATGGGCCCCACGCTGGCGAAGCTGGCGGTCGAGGCGATGCGCGCAGCCGGCGTGGATAAAAAGGTGTACGCCGTATCGCGTTTCTCGGAACCGGGTCTGATGGATAAGCTGGCTGCGGGCGGGGTAGAAGCGATCTCCTGCGATCTGCTCGATGACGAGGCACTGCAAGCGCTTCCGGATGTGCCCAATGTCATCTTCATGGCCGGCACGAAGTTCGGAACGACGGGGAAGGAGCATCTGACGTGGGCGATGAACACGTACTTGCCGGGACGGGTTGCCCGGAAGTTCAGGTCGTCCCGCATCGTCGTCTTCTCGACCGGCAATGTGTATCCGCTTACGCCGGTGAAGCAGGGGGGAGCTTGCGAGAGCCAGTCCCCCGCGCCGGTCGGGGAGTACGGACAATCCTGCCTTGGCCGTGAACGGATGTTCGAGCATTTTTCGCGAGCGTACGGAACGCCAATCTGCATTTACCGGTTGAATTATGCTATCGATTTGCGCTATGGGGTGCTGCTGGAAATCGCGAAGTCGGTCGCTTCCGGACAGCCGGTCGATCTGACGATGGGGCATTTCAACTGCATTTGGCAGGGGGATGCGAATGAGATTGCGATCCGGGCGCTGCTCGCATGCGGTACGCCGCCGGCCGTCTATAACGTGACGGGTCCGGAGACGGTATCGGTCCGTTATGCGGCCGAAGAGTTGGGAAGACGGCTCGGCAAGCAGCCGATCTATACGTCCGAGGAGTCTTCCGAGGCGCTGCTCAGCAACGCGTCAGCGGCCATGCAGCGGTTCGGGTATCCGTCCGTAGCTCTGCAGACGCTGTTCGACTGGACGGCGGCATGGGTGAAGCGGGACGGCAAGACGATCAACAAGCCGACGCATTTCCAGGAGCGGGAGGGAAAATTCTGA
- a CDS encoding alpha/beta fold hydrolase, with protein MWTAELLDTARGVFEIFTQGQGEPLCIAHLYSEFNERGYYFADRFTEHFRVYLINLKEAGNSCKIKSEHELGMDETCTDLEAVREALGLEQWSYAGHSTGGMLGLVYAIRHPGSLTKMLVGGAAASNRYMEHEGSMYCPGSPLNARLRELFAIMKSAESTREERARAGREWTEMSLHKPEHFDYYFSEPSSGRVVQRRLDYYSHAELPNYDITGMLTGVLTPSIIYCGEHDTQCPLPFSQEIQEHLPNSQLVVFHDSNHFPYLEEKPLFINLVKEFRKL; from the coding sequence ATGTGGACCGCAGAACTGCTGGATACGGCCAGAGGCGTATTCGAGATCTTTACGCAAGGTCAGGGCGAGCCGTTATGCATTGCGCATTTGTACAGCGAATTTAATGAGCGAGGCTACTATTTTGCAGACAGGTTCACGGAACACTTTCGGGTGTATCTCATCAATTTAAAAGAGGCGGGCAATTCGTGTAAAATAAAATCCGAGCATGAGCTTGGCATGGACGAGACATGCACAGATTTAGAAGCGGTCAGGGAAGCGTTAGGGCTGGAACAATGGAGCTATGCCGGTCATTCGACAGGCGGAATGCTTGGACTGGTGTATGCGATCCGCCACCCGGGTTCGTTGACGAAAATGCTGGTTGGCGGCGCAGCGGCCTCGAACCGGTATATGGAGCATGAAGGCAGCATGTACTGCCCGGGAAGCCCGCTGAATGCAAGGCTGCGCGAATTATTTGCGATCATGAAATCCGCGGAATCGACCAGAGAAGAGCGAGCGAGGGCTGGGAGAGAATGGACGGAAATGTCTTTGCACAAGCCGGAACATTTCGATTATTATTTCTCTGAACCGAGCAGCGGGCGAGTCGTTCAGCGCAGGCTGGACTATTATTCGCATGCCGAACTGCCGAATTACGATATTACCGGCATGCTTACTGGCGTTCTGACGCCGTCGATCATTTATTGCGGGGAACATGACACCCAATGTCCTCTTCCTTTTTCGCAGGAAATACAGGAGCATCTGCCGAATTCGCAACTGGTTGTGTTCCATGACAGCAACCATTTCCCTTATTTGGAGGAAAAGCCTCTCTTTATCAATCTGGTCAAGGAATTTAGAAAGCTATAG